A genomic window from Silene latifolia isolate original U9 population chromosome Y, ASM4854445v1, whole genome shotgun sequence includes:
- the LOC141632416 gene encoding uncharacterized protein LOC141632416: MEWLVRQVKDEVLKVSGCVEGAMPFRYLGIPINPSKLSKKECQIMADNILDKIRCFGTRKLSYGGRLSLVNFVLTGLYSYWANIFLIPNGVLRKIDAYCRNYLWDGSSDYSRAHMVKWEWVCSPKREGGLGVKYSLDWNVAAIGKLVWWIYTKPDSLWVKRVNQICIKGVDWASYQPKTHMGWNLKTICKVKDLMQPSYSMGQWTANPKGYRIHEGYHWIRTKQQPIGWYKLVWHSRCLPKHRFLIWLIMRNALNVKDKLFRHGICLDDLCCLCGTASETGVHLFHQCVYSQGLVAGMASFIHIPVPSANAII; the protein is encoded by the coding sequence ATGGAATGGCTAGTTAGGCAGGTCAAAGATGAAGTATTGAAGGTTTCTGGGTGTGTTGAAGGTGCTATGCCATTTAGATATTTGGGGATTCCTATTAATCCTAGCAAACTGAGCAAGAAGGAATGTCAAATTATGGCTGATAACATACTGGATAAGATCAGATGCTTTGGCACTCGAAAATTATCTTATGGTGGCAGGCTCTCCCTAGTTAATTTTGTGCTCACTGGACTTTATAGTTACTGGGCTAATATCTTCCTTATTCCAAATGGAGTTCTTAGGAAGATTGATGCATATTGCAGGAACTATCTTTGGGATGGATCAAGTGACTATTCTAGAGCTCATATGGTCAAATGGGAATGGGTTTGTTCTCCAAAAAGAGAAGGTGGTTTAGGAGTTAAATACAGTTTGGATTGGAATGTTGCTGCTATTGGTAAACTGGTTTGGTGGATCTATACCAAACCAGATAGTTTATGGGTCAAACGGGTCAACCAGATTTGTATAAAAGGTGTTGATTGGGCTTCCTACCAACCTAAGACTCATATGGGTTGGAATTTGAAGACTATATGTAAAGTTAAAGACCTTATGCAGCCTAGTTACAGTATGGGACAATGGACTGCCAACCCTAAGGGATATAGAATCCATGAAGGATACCATTGGATCAGAACCAAACAACAGCCAATTGGGTGGTATAAGTTAGTATGGCATAGCCGGTGTTTACCCAAGCATAGATTCCTAATTTGGTTGATAATGAGGAATGCTTTAAATGTCAAGGACAAACTGTTTCGACATGGCATCTGTCTTGATGATCTTTGCTGTCTGTGTGGTACTGCCTCTGAAACTGGGGTACACTTATTCCATCAGTGTGTATACAGTCAGGGACTGGTGGCAGGTATGGCTTCTTTTATTCATATTCCAGTCCCCTCTGCTAATGCCATTATTTAG